The sequence CGGGAGTGGATGGCTTTGAAATATGCAGAAAGGTCAGAGAAGTAAAAAACACCCCGATCATCATGGTTTCCGCTAAAAAAGAGGACATTGATAAAATCCGGGGCCTGGGGCTGGGAGCCGATGACTACATCACAAAACCCTTTAGCCCAAGTGAGATGGTTGCCCGTGTAAAAGCCCATCTGGCCCGTTATGAAAGGCTGATCGGAAGCGGAGTGCCGGACAACGAGATCGTTGAAATCCGGGGCCTTAAAGTCGATAAGACAGCCAGACGGGTATGGATCAATGGAGAGGAAAAGAATTTTACCACAAAGGAATTTGACTTATTAACCTTCCTTGCCCAGAATCCAAACCATGTATTTACGAAGGAAGAACTGTTTAATAAAATATGGGATATGGAATCCATCGGTGATATCGCTACAGTTACCGTCCACATCAAAAAGATCAGGGAAAAAATCGAATTCAATACGGCTAAGCCCCAGTATATCGAGACGATCTGGGGAGTCGGTTACCGGTTTAAGGTATAAAAATGAAGGAAAAATTATACGAGATACCTTTAAATGATGCCATAGATGCAGACGAAGAGTGCCTGTTCTGCTTTCTTGAGAAAAAAGCGGAACAGGAGCTTATGGATTTTGTATTAGGTTCCTGCGCTTCCTATATGGAAAGCGATACGAGAGAAGCCACAGACCGGTCAGGCTTTTGCCGGATCCATCAAAAGAAAATGTTTGATTACGGCAATGCCCTGGGAAATGGCTGGATCTTAAAAACCTATTATAAGAAACTGATAAAGGAAATGAAGGAAGAATTTAAGGAGTATGCTCCCGGAAAAACCTCCTTAAAGGACCGCCTTACGGGAAAGACAGGAAACGGAAATTCCATGGCTGCCTGGATCGAGGGGAAGGAAAAGACCTGCTATATCTGCGACCGGTTTTCTGAAAGCTATGAACGGTATGTGGCAACCTTTTTCCACCTTTATAAAAAGGATTCTGTTTTTCGGGAAAAGCTTGAAAAAAGCAAGGGATTCTGCCTTCACCACTTTGCAGATCTGTGCAGCGGAGCGGATAAATATTTAAATGACAAGGAGCGGAAGGAATTTTATCCTGTCATTTTTCAGATCATGGAACAAAATATGGAGCGGATATCCGGTGATGTCGACTGGTTCATTGAGAAATTTGATTATTTAAACAAGGATGCGGATTGGAAGCAGTCAAAGGACGCCGTTCAGCGTGGGATGCAAAAACTGCGGGGCGGATACCCGGCAGATCCTGCCTATAAGCAGCGGTAAGCTTACCGGCTAAGACGCTTAAACTGTCCGGGCGTATAGCCTGTGGTCTGGCGGAAGGTGCGGATGAAGTTGGAATAATCATGAAAGCCTGATAAATGGCAGGCTTCTAAAACCGTATGTCCCTGGGATAGCAGCTCCTTTGCCAGAGCCACCCGCTTTACCACGATATACTGGAATATGCTGCTTTCTGTTTCAGATTTAAATAAGTGGCTGATATAATATTTATCAAGGGAAAGAGCCTGGGAGATAGAATCCAGGGTCATGGGCGTTGTTAAGTTTTTATCAATATAACTCATGATTGCCTGGGCCCTATGGGGCTTAGGGGCTGTTCCTCCGGGGCTTGTCTTTTGCCAGGCCCTGTTAATAAGAATAAGAATCTGGAGCAATGTGGTCATTGCTGTTAAGTCGCCGCCGTAGGAGCTGCGATTTTTTTTTGCCTCATGAAGACACTGGGCCATGGAAACCAGGTTCTCGTATTCCTCTTTTGAAAGCAGGACTAAGTTGCCTATGGCAGGTTCCCGGTGGAAACATTCTAACAGGTTGGTGTCAGGGGTACAGTAAGGGCGGATAAAGGCGGGGTTCACATGAATGACCAGGCGGGTGAAGGCTTCGCTTGTGGTGTTGATGGCCTTGTGGATCTCCCGGTTGGAAAACAGGATTAAATTTCCCGGGTTCATATCATAGCATGCATTTTCCACAAAATACTGGATATGGCCGTCCATGAGCAGATAGATTTCATGGCTGTTGTGCATGTGAAAATCCACGTTTCCGGCAATCTGGCTGGTGGTAAAATCACAGCTGAAAGGCTCGGTAAATTCGCTGTAATGGTAAAGGCTCTCCTTTTTCATGGCTTCCTCCTGAAATAGACAATTTATGCATGCTTCTAGTCAATCTACGCAAACAAATTGCGTCAAGAACAGTATATAATAAATCTATCATAGAAAGAAGAAAAAGAAAAGAGGAGGTAGTCATGGTTCGGGTTGGGATAATCGGCTGCGGAAACATCGGGGGAGTTCATACCATGGTACTGAATGAAATAAAACAGGTTAAGCTCTGCGCTCTGGCAGATATCCGCCTGGAACGGGCAGAGGAATACTCGGCCCGTTTTACGGATGGAAAGGCGAGGGCTTATGATTCCATGGAGGAAATGCTTGAGAAGGAAGCGCTTGACGTGGTCCATATCTGCACGCCCCACTACTGCCATGTGCCTATGGCAGTAAAGGCCTTAAAGAAAGGGCTTCATGTATTTATGGAAAAGCCGCCTGCCATAAGCAGGGAGCAATTCGATGAGCTTTTGGAGGCTTCCGGCCAGAGCGGGGGCAGGTTAGGCATCTGTTTCCAGAACCGGTATAATGAAACAACAAAAAAGGTAAATGAGCTTTTGGCACAGGGGACCCTCGGGAGGATAAAAGGCGGAAGGGCCTTTGTTACCTGGCACAGGGATGCTCCTTATTACACAGAGAGCGGCTGGAGGGGAAAGCTTGAGACAGAGGGTGGTGGTGCGTTGATCAACCAATCCATTCACGCCTTGGATCTGCTTCTTTCCTGGCTCGGAAAACCAGTGAGAACAGAAGCTTCCATGAGCAATCACCATCTGAAAGAAATTGTGGAGGTGGAGGACACCCTGGAAGCCTATATGACTTTTACGGATGGAACGGATCCGGTAAGCGCCAGTTTTTATGCCACTACGGCTTACGCCATGGATGCACCGGTTTTCTTAGAGATTGCCTGTGAAAATGGGTTTGTCCGTCTGGAAGGAAACTCTGTCTGGTATCAGATAAAAGGGCAGGAGGAGCCGGTGGTTTGGCAGGCGAAAAAATCTTCTCTGCTGGGAAAGACCTATTGGGGCAGCGGGCACGAAGCCTGCATCAGAGATTTTTATGATTGTCTAGAAACCGGGAAGGCCTATTTCAATGACCTTGCCTCGGTTCAGAATACATTTTACACCATGATGGATATTTATGATTCTGCAAGAAATGAGGGGAGATAGGACATGGATAAGGTAAGACTTGGTATTATCGGAATTGGAAACATGGGAAGCGGGCACTTAAAGAATATTCTTGAAGGAAAGGTCCCGGAGATGGAAGTGACTGCGGTAGCGGACCGCCAGGAAGGCAGAAGGGCCTGGGCTAAGGAGCATTTACCGGAGTCGGTTGTTGTTTTTGAAGAAGGAAAGGATTTAATCGCAGCAGGCGTATGCGACGGAGTCTTAATTGCAGTGCCTCATTACCAGCACCCCGAACTGACCATTGATGCCATGAACCACGGACTGCATGTAATGTGTGAAAAGCCTGCGGGAGTTTACACCAAGCAGGTACGGGAAATGAACGAGGCAGCTAAAAAATGCGATCGGGTCTTTGGCATGATGTTCAACCAGAGGACCAACTGTATTTACCGGAAAATGCATGAACTTGTAACCGGCGGGGAACTGGGAGCCATCAAGCGGGT is a genomic window of Lacrimispora sphenoides containing:
- a CDS encoding Gfo/Idh/MocA family protein, encoding MVRVGIIGCGNIGGVHTMVLNEIKQVKLCALADIRLERAEEYSARFTDGKARAYDSMEEMLEKEALDVVHICTPHYCHVPMAVKALKKGLHVFMEKPPAISREQFDELLEASGQSGGRLGICFQNRYNETTKKVNELLAQGTLGRIKGGRAFVTWHRDAPYYTESGWRGKLETEGGGALINQSIHALDLLLSWLGKPVRTEASMSNHHLKEIVEVEDTLEAYMTFTDGTDPVSASFYATTAYAMDAPVFLEIACENGFVRLEGNSVWYQIKGQEEPVVWQAKKSSLLGKTYWGSGHEACIRDFYDCLETGKAYFNDLASVQNTFYTMMDIYDSARNEGR
- a CDS encoding DUF6062 family protein; translation: MKEKLYEIPLNDAIDADEECLFCFLEKKAEQELMDFVLGSCASYMESDTREATDRSGFCRIHQKKMFDYGNALGNGWILKTYYKKLIKEMKEEFKEYAPGKTSLKDRLTGKTGNGNSMAAWIEGKEKTCYICDRFSESYERYVATFFHLYKKDSVFREKLEKSKGFCLHHFADLCSGADKYLNDKERKEFYPVIFQIMEQNMERISGDVDWFIEKFDYLNKDADWKQSKDAVQRGMQKLRGGYPADPAYKQR
- a CDS encoding response regulator transcription factor — encoded protein: MSRILIVEDEESIAELEKDYLELSGFEVEIENNGEAGLHKALHEDFDLLILDLMLPGVDGFEICRKVREVKNTPIIMVSAKKEDIDKIRGLGLGADDYITKPFSPSEMVARVKAHLARYERLIGSGVPDNEIVEIRGLKVDKTARRVWINGEEKNFTTKEFDLLTFLAQNPNHVFTKEELFNKIWDMESIGDIATVTVHIKKIREKIEFNTAKPQYIETIWGVGYRFKV
- a CDS encoding AraC family transcriptional regulator; protein product: MKKESLYHYSEFTEPFSCDFTTSQIAGNVDFHMHNSHEIYLLMDGHIQYFVENACYDMNPGNLILFSNREIHKAINTTSEAFTRLVIHVNPAFIRPYCTPDTNLLECFHREPAIGNLVLLSKEEYENLVSMAQCLHEAKKNRSSYGGDLTAMTTLLQILILINRAWQKTSPGGTAPKPHRAQAIMSYIDKNLTTPMTLDSISQALSLDKYYISHLFKSETESSIFQYIVVKRVALAKELLSQGHTVLEACHLSGFHDYSNFIRTFRQTTGYTPGQFKRLSR